A region of the Streptococcus suis genome:
TAACAAAAGCTTCTTGGTAAGATAAGATGTGAGAGCGTTTAGCTGCCAACGCAAAGATAGGAGATTTTACGACGAAGTTTACTTCTAGGAAAATCTCTCTTCTTTGCTAAGCTTGTAGCTCGAACTCAATTAAAACAACCCCGCTACAAAGTTTGCTTGCCGATTTGAACACGGGCGAAAGCCTGTGTGAAAAAGACAAACTTTCCTAGAAACCAAAGTTTCTACGTCAAGTTTTCTATTTTCACTTTGGCTTTTTTGCACCCTTTGTATCATGAATTAACTAGCAAGTGATCCAATCAAACTGCTAGTAAGAGGAGAAACAACAAATGGTTATGACTGACCCAATTGCAGATTTTTTGACACGTATTCGTAACGCTAACCAAGCAAAACACGAAGTGCTTGAAGTACCTGCATCAAACATCAAAAAAGGTATTGCTACAATCCTTAAAAACGAAGGTTTTGTAAAAAACGTTGAATTCATCGAAGATGACAAACAAGGCATCATCCGCGTATTCTTGAAATATGGACCAAACGGTGAAAAAGTTATCACTAACTTGAAACGCGTTTCAAAACCAGGTCTTCGTGTTTACTCAAAACGTGAAGATATTCCAAAAGTTCTTAACGGACTTGGTATCGCAATCATCTCAACATCAGAAGGTCTTTTGACTGACAAACAAGCTCGTCAAAAGAACGTTGGTGGTGAGGTTATCGCATACGTTTGGTAATCTTTTAGCTTCCAATTTCGTCATGTGCCTGTGTTAGAGCGTCTTGACATACTCAAGTATGGTCTGCGTCGCTCTGCCTTGCCACATTTAGAAATTGAAACCTAAAAGCATGATACAAATGCGAGAGGACTGGTTCTTCGTGCGTATTCAAATCAGACTTGCTGATAATTTAGTATCATGTAACCTGCTCAATCGAACACGGGCTATTGTCCATGTTTAAATGAGCCCCCGTGAAAACTAGTCGCTTGATGGCTTGATAATTTAACAGGAGAATTAAAAATATGTCACGTATTGGTAATAAAGTAATTACATTGCCTGCTGGCGTTGAGCTTGCTCAAAACAACGGCGTGGTAACTGTAAAAGGACCTAAAGGGGAATTGACTCGTGAATTCCCAACTGCTATTGAAATCCGTGTGG
Encoded here:
- a CDS encoding 30S ribosomal protein S8; this translates as MVMTDPIADFLTRIRNANQAKHEVLEVPASNIKKGIATILKNEGFVKNVEFIEDDKQGIIRVFLKYGPNGEKVITNLKRVSKPGLRVYSKREDIPKVLNGLGIAIISTSEGLLTDKQARQKNVGGEVIAYVW